The Oryzias melastigma strain HK-1 linkage group LG13, ASM292280v2, whole genome shotgun sequence genome window below encodes:
- the dusp14 gene encoding dual specificity protein phosphatase 14 encodes MGSRSQGFFHHHHHHHRSSVVPATVPRLLPENGNLLGGIAQITPNLFLSRGNVASNRSLLLSKGITCVVNATIELPNFNWPHMEYVKVPLADMPHSPISLYFDSVADKIHSVGRKRGAVLVHCAAGVSRSASLCLAYLMKYHRVSLAEAHAWVKARRPVIRPNGGFWRQLIEYERKLFGRNSVKMVQTPYGVIPDVYDRDRRSLAPYWGL; translated from the coding sequence ATGGGTTCCCGCAGTCAAGGTTTcttccaccaccaccaccaccaccaccggaGCTCTGTGGTGCCTGCAACCGTCCCCCGGCTCCTCCCTGAGAATGGGAACCTCCTGGGCGGGATCGCTCAGATCACTCCCAACCTCTTCCTCAGCAGGGGGAATGTTGCGTCCAACCGCAGCCTGCTGCTCTCCAAAGGCATCACCTGCGTGGTCAACGCCACCATCGAGCTTCCCAACTTTAACTGGCCTCACATGGAGTACGTGAAGGTCCCGCTGGCAGACATGCCGCACTCGCCTATCTCCTTGTACTTCGACAGCGTGGCTGATAAGATCCACAGTGTTGGACGCAAGCGGGGGGCGGTGCTGGTGCATTGTGCGGCGGGAGTGAGCCGCTCCGCTTCGCTGTGCCTGGCGTACCTCATGAAGTACCACCGGGTGTCTCTGGCTGAGGCCCACGCCTGGGTCAAGGCCCGTCGGCCCGTCATCAGGCCCAACGGCGGCTTCTGGCGCCAGCTCATCGAGTATGAGAGGAAGTTGTTCGGCAGAAACTCTGTTAAGATGGTGCAGACGCCGTACGGGGTCATACCGGACGTATACGACAGAGACCGCAGGAGTCTTGCTCCGTACTGGGGCCTGTGA